In Candidatus Methylomirabilota bacterium, the following proteins share a genomic window:
- a CDS encoding amino acid synthesis family protein: protein MSAMVKIRKLLTVVEEILEDGGRAATRPVRKVAAVAVIANPFAGRFVEDLTPLIDAGEELGALLAKKATEALGAPAESYGKAAIVGERGEYEHAAALLHPKLGAPLRAAVGGGKAIIPSAKKLGGPGTSVDVPLHFKDAAFVRTHYDAMEVRCHDAPRADEILLAIVVTDGGRPHPRIGGLTKDEAKKEDGLR from the coding sequence CTGAGCGCGATGGTGAAGATCCGGAAGCTGCTGACGGTGGTGGAGGAGATCCTGGAGGACGGCGGCCGCGCCGCCACGCGCCCCGTGCGCAAGGTCGCGGCCGTCGCCGTCATCGCGAACCCGTTCGCCGGGAGGTTCGTCGAGGACCTGACTCCGCTGATCGACGCGGGCGAGGAGCTCGGCGCGCTCCTCGCGAAGAAGGCGACCGAGGCCCTCGGCGCCCCCGCGGAGTCCTACGGCAAGGCCGCGATCGTCGGCGAGCGCGGCGAGTATGAACATGCGGCTGCGCTGCTTCATCCCAAGCTCGGGGCCCCCTTGCGGGCGGCGGTGGGCGGCGGCAAGGCCATTATTCCCTCCGCGAAGAAGCTCGGCGGCCCCGGCACGAGCGTGGACGTGCCGCTGCACTTCAAGGACGCGGCGTTCGTCCGCACCCACTACGACGCCATGGAAGTCCGCTGCCACGACGCGCCGCGGGCCGACGAGATCCTATTGGCGATCGTGGTGACCGACGGCGGGCGGCCCCACCCCCGCATCGGCGGGCTCACGAAGGACGAGGCCAAGAAGGAGGACGGCCTGCGATGA
- a CDS encoding TIGR03619 family F420-dependent LLM class oxidoreductase — MRYGLRIPSFALGPKTATLDAMGRYLRHAEDLGFDCAVSIDHLLLTPPAYACTWLEPISLLSALAGVTRTMKLGTMVLVLPLRNPAYFAKEWATLDLLSGGRTILGIGVGWHEEEFELMGVPHRERGARMNEAIEAVKALWAGDRVSYEGRYYRFRDLTIDPKPAQKPHPPIWIGGGSQPFEKVYGQTVTNIEPVLRRIAKYADTWVPHSSATPEMVKGDWEKVQRFAREFGRDPRTIGRVYSNFVWVLRPGEKPESAIPRFSVYSGMDLDYWRAHYLLGEAGDLAEKISARIAALDGGVDTIVLNPLDWGTEQLELIAGEVLPRVKGGA; from the coding sequence ATGAGGTACGGGCTCCGCATCCCCTCTTTCGCGCTGGGTCCGAAGACGGCGACGCTCGACGCGATGGGGCGCTACCTGCGCCACGCCGAGGACCTCGGCTTCGACTGCGCGGTGTCGATCGACCACCTGCTCCTGACGCCGCCGGCGTACGCGTGCACGTGGCTCGAGCCGATCTCGCTCCTCTCCGCCCTCGCCGGCGTGACGCGGACCATGAAGCTCGGCACGATGGTGCTCGTCCTGCCGCTCCGCAACCCGGCCTACTTCGCCAAGGAGTGGGCGACGCTCGACCTGCTCTCCGGCGGGCGCACGATTCTCGGCATCGGCGTCGGCTGGCACGAGGAGGAGTTCGAGCTCATGGGGGTGCCCCACCGCGAGCGCGGCGCGCGCATGAACGAGGCGATCGAGGCCGTCAAGGCCCTCTGGGCCGGCGACCGTGTGAGCTACGAGGGCAGGTACTACCGCTTCCGGGACCTGACGATCGACCCGAAGCCCGCGCAGAAGCCGCACCCGCCGATCTGGATCGGCGGCGGCTCCCAGCCCTTCGAGAAGGTCTACGGCCAGACCGTGACGAACATCGAGCCGGTGCTGCGGCGGATCGCGAAGTACGCCGACACGTGGGTGCCCCACTCCTCGGCGACGCCCGAGATGGTGAAGGGGGACTGGGAGAAGGTCCAGCGCTTCGCGCGCGAGTTCGGGCGCGACCCGCGGACGATCGGGCGCGTCTACTCGAATTTCGTCTGGGTGCTCAGGCCCGGCGAGAAGCCGGAGTCGGCGATCCCACGCTTCTCCGTCTACTCGGGGATGGACCTCGACTACTGGCGTGCGCACTATCTCCTGGGCGAGGCGGGGGACCTCGCCGAGAAGATCAGCGCGCGGATCGCCGCGCTCGACGGCGGGGTGGACACGATCGTCCTGAACCCGCTCGACTGGGGCACGGAGCAGCTCGAGCTGATCGCGGGCGAGGTCCTGCCCCGCGTGAAGGGAGGCGCCTGA
- a CDS encoding xanthine dehydrogenase family protein molybdopterin-binding subunit, whose product MLAGRGRYVGDIVLPRMLHLAFVRSPHAHARVRGVDAAAAQRLAGVARVLTAADLRGVARPLEPRLEGPGFLPTAWPPLADGVARFCGEAVAAVAAASPYVAADAREAVRVDYEPLPVVATLDAALAEQRVLFRRALRRGDVAAAFARAPVVLTETFEHARCTASPLEPRGMLADWDGETLTVWSSTQIPSSVQAALARALDLPETRVRVLAPDVGGGFGLKTHVFPEDVAVAAIARLLGRPVRWLEERRENLTAASQARALRMQVEVAAEGDGVLRGLRARAVSDGGAYHIYPLTGALEPLGSANILPGPYRTPAYEYEAITVQTHKPPIGAYRGVGMTMGAFVMERMLDLVAERVGIDPAEVRRRNLIPREAYPFTSASGLVYDSGDFPKALEQALAAVDYEGLRREQARARATGRLVGVGIACYTEYTGMGSEVFRRRGMSDVPGTDAATVALAPDGTVSCLTSFPSQGQGHATALAQLLADRLGVSMDAVRVFPVDTHASPRGSGTFGSRGAVCMMGSAAVAAERLGEKLRTLAAQRLEAGPADVVLEGGRASVRGFPARAVAIAELARAAYAPPLGGLPAGLSPGLEATVHFDPPGPTFSGAVHVAVVEVDRETGRVAIRRYALVEDCGPLINPLLVEGQIHGAVVQGIGEALLERVVHDEDGQLLTATLMDYALPKADDAPVFEIGHLETPSPVTPGGVKGMGEGGTIGAPAAIANAVADALKGLGVRVVQLPIRPEDIATTLADTGRGR is encoded by the coding sequence CTGCTCGCGGGCCGCGGCCGGTACGTGGGCGACATCGTCCTGCCGCGGATGCTCCACCTCGCCTTCGTGCGGAGCCCCCACGCTCACGCGCGCGTGCGGGGCGTGGACGCCGCGGCGGCGCAGCGCCTCGCCGGCGTCGCCCGCGTGCTCACCGCCGCCGATCTTCGCGGCGTCGCGCGGCCACTCGAGCCCCGGCTGGAGGGGCCGGGCTTCCTCCCGACCGCGTGGCCGCCGCTCGCCGACGGCGTCGCGCGCTTCTGCGGCGAGGCCGTCGCCGCCGTCGCCGCCGCGAGCCCGTACGTCGCCGCCGACGCGCGGGAGGCCGTGCGGGTGGACTACGAGCCTCTCCCCGTTGTGGCGACGCTCGACGCGGCGCTCGCCGAGCAGCGCGTCCTCTTCCGCCGCGCGTTGCGCCGGGGCGACGTCGCCGCGGCCTTCGCGCGGGCGCCGGTGGTCCTCACGGAGACGTTCGAGCACGCCCGCTGCACGGCCTCGCCGCTCGAGCCGCGCGGCATGCTCGCCGACTGGGACGGCGAGACCCTCACCGTGTGGTCATCCACCCAGATCCCGTCCAGCGTGCAGGCGGCGCTCGCCCGCGCCCTGGATCTCCCCGAGACACGGGTGAGGGTCCTCGCGCCCGACGTCGGTGGCGGCTTCGGGTTGAAGACCCACGTCTTCCCCGAGGACGTCGCGGTCGCGGCGATCGCGCGCCTGCTCGGGCGCCCCGTGAGGTGGCTCGAGGAGCGGCGCGAGAACCTCACCGCGGCGTCGCAGGCCCGCGCCCTGCGCATGCAGGTCGAGGTGGCCGCCGAGGGCGACGGCGTGCTCCGCGGCCTCCGGGCGCGCGCGGTCTCCGACGGCGGCGCGTATCACATCTACCCACTGACCGGCGCCCTCGAGCCGCTCGGCAGCGCCAACATCCTGCCCGGTCCGTACCGGACGCCCGCGTACGAGTACGAGGCGATCACCGTCCAGACGCACAAGCCGCCGATCGGCGCCTACCGGGGCGTCGGCATGACGATGGGCGCGTTCGTCATGGAGCGGATGCTCGACCTCGTCGCCGAGCGCGTCGGGATCGACCCGGCCGAGGTGAGGCGGCGCAACCTGATCCCGCGCGAGGCGTATCCCTTCACCTCGGCGAGCGGCCTCGTGTACGACAGCGGCGATTTCCCCAAGGCGCTCGAGCAGGCCCTCGCCGCGGTGGACTACGAAGGGCTCCGGCGGGAGCAGGCGAGGGCGCGCGCCACCGGCCGCCTCGTCGGCGTCGGCATCGCCTGCTACACCGAGTACACGGGGATGGGCTCCGAGGTCTTCCGCCGCCGCGGCATGTCCGACGTGCCCGGGACCGACGCCGCCACGGTGGCGCTGGCCCCGGACGGCACGGTGAGCTGCCTGACGAGCTTTCCGTCGCAGGGCCAGGGCCACGCGACGGCGCTCGCGCAGCTCCTCGCCGATCGCCTGGGCGTCTCCATGGACGCGGTCCGCGTGTTCCCCGTCGACACGCACGCGTCCCCGCGCGGCAGCGGCACCTTCGGCAGCCGGGGCGCCGTGTGCATGATGGGCAGCGCCGCCGTGGCCGCCGAGCGGCTGGGGGAGAAGCTCCGGACGCTCGCGGCCCAGCGTCTCGAGGCCGGCCCGGCCGACGTCGTCCTCGAGGGCGGACGGGCCTCGGTGCGCGGCTTCCCCGCTCGCGCGGTCGCCATCGCCGAGCTCGCCCGCGCCGCGTACGCGCCGCCGCTGGGCGGGCTCCCTGCCGGGCTCTCACCCGGCCTCGAGGCGACCGTGCACTTCGACCCGCCGGGGCCGACGTTCTCCGGCGCCGTCCACGTCGCCGTGGTCGAGGTGGATCGCGAGACCGGCCGCGTCGCGATCCGCCGCTATGCTCTCGTCGAGGACTGCGGGCCCCTGATCAACCCGCTGCTCGTGGAAGGCCAGATCCACGGCGCCGTCGTCCAGGGGATCGGCGAGGCCCTGCTCGAGCGCGTCGTCCACGACGAGGACGGCCAGCTCTTGACGGCGACGCTCATGGACTACGCGCTCCCGAAGGCGGACGACGCTCCCGTGTTCGAGATCGGCCACCTCGAGACGCCGTCGCCCGTGACGCCGGGCGGCGTCAAGGGCATGGGCGAGGGCGGAACGATCGGCGCGCCGGCGGCCATCGCGAACGCGGTCGCGGATGCGCTCAAGGGACTCGGCGTCCGTGTCGTGCAACTCCCCATCCGTCCCGAAGACATCGCGACGACACTCGCTGACACGGGGAGGGGCCGATGA